The genomic region AGCATATCTTCCGCGATCAATCGCCGGACCTCGACCATGCTGGTCGCGGGAGGAGCCGCGCCGAAGAACTCCGCGTGCGCCCGGCCGAACTCGGCCCAGCGCGCGATGTCGGTGACGAACATCCGGGTCCGCGTCACTGCCGCCCGACTCACCCCCAGCTCCTGCAGTGCCCGGTCAATGATCTCGAGGCACCGCCGGGCCTGGCGATAGGCGTCGCCCGGCGCCTCCGTTCCCCCACCCGGCGCCACGGGCGCCGTCCCGCTGACGAACACCTGGTTGCCGGCGAGCACCGCCC from Candidatus Methylomirabilis sp. harbors:
- a CDS encoding RidA family protein yields the protein MNVRRVFSGAEWERKVGYCRAVLAGNQVFVSGTAPVAPGGGTEAPGDAYRQARRCLEIIDRALQELGVSRAAVTRTRMFVTDIARWAEFGRAHAEFFGAAPPATSMVEVRRLIAEDMLIEVEADAVILPAS